GTACTCCGATGAACAGGCGCTTGTGCATTTGTTCTTCATCAAATATCCGTAAATTATTGGAGGGAAGAAAAAGATGAAAAAATACTTTCAATTTGATGAATTAGGAACAAGTTACCGTCAGGAGTTTATTGGTGGACTTACAACCTTTTTATCTATGGCTTATATTTTAGTTGTGAATCCACTAACATTATCTCTTACTTCTGTTTCGGATTTGCCTGATTCAATGAGGATGGATTATGGAGCTGTATTTGTTGCCACTGCGCTTGCTGCAGCGATAGGAACATTAGTTATGGGACTTTTAGCTAAGTACCCCGTTGCGTTAGCCCCTGGTATGGGATTAAATGCTTTTTTTGCTTACACTGTGGTCCTTACATATGGGATTCCGTGGCAAACAGCTTTGACAGGTGTTCTATTTTCTGGACTAATTTTTATTTTACTTACTTTAACAGGTCTTCGTGAAAAAGTAATTAACTCGATCCCAGCGGAATTGAAATTAGCAGTTGGGGCGGGAATAGGTTTATACATTACATTCATCGGATTACAAAATGCTGAAATCATTGTCAATAATGATGAGGTACTAGTGGGGCTAGGCGATTTAACGAATGGGAATACATTACTCGCCATTTTCGGAATCTTCCTTACGGTTATTTTGATGACGAAGGGAGTCAATGGTGGAATTTTTATCGGGATGGTCATAACGGCTATCATTGGAATGGTAGCGGGATTAATTGAAGCTCCGAAACAAATTATCGGGGCGATCCCTAGCATCGAACCAACTTTTGGAGTTGCGCTTGAACCGATTTTCAGTAACCCAAGTGAAGTATTTACTCTACAAATGCTCGTCGTTGTATTAACATTTTTATTCGTGGATTTCTTTGATACAGCAGGGACACTTGTAGCTGTTGCCAATCAGGCAGGGTTAATCAAAAATAATAAGCTTCCTCGTGCTGGTAAGGCGTTATTTGCTGATTCATGTGCAACTGTTTTTGGTGCGATACTAGGTACTTCTACAACGACTTCCTATATAGAATCAACTGCAGGAGTTGCTGCTGGAGCTCGAACTGGATTTGCTTCCGTTGTGACGGCTGGTCTTTTCTTGCTGTCGTTATTTTTCTTTCCAGTATTAGCAGTAATTACACCAGCAGTCACAGCACCAGCCCTTATCATTGTCGG
The nucleotide sequence above comes from Oikeobacillus pervagus. Encoded proteins:
- a CDS encoding NCS2 family permease, whose protein sequence is MKKYFQFDELGTSYRQEFIGGLTTFLSMAYILVVNPLTLSLTSVSDLPDSMRMDYGAVFVATALAAAIGTLVMGLLAKYPVALAPGMGLNAFFAYTVVLTYGIPWQTALTGVLFSGLIFILLTLTGLREKVINSIPAELKLAVGAGIGLYITFIGLQNAEIIVNNDEVLVGLGDLTNGNTLLAIFGIFLTVILMTKGVNGGIFIGMVITAIIGMVAGLIEAPKQIIGAIPSIEPTFGVALEPIFSNPSEVFTLQMLVVVLTFLFVDFFDTAGTLVAVANQAGLIKNNKLPRAGKALFADSCATVFGAILGTSTTTSYIESTAGVAAGARTGFASVVTAGLFLLSLFFFPVLAVITPAVTAPALIIVGVLMVSSLGDIDWKKFEIAVPAFLTIVSMPFTYSIATGIAIGFLFYPITMIIKGRGKEIHPIMYFLFLVFLSYFIFLK